The Liolophura sinensis isolate JHLJ2023 chromosome 8, CUHK_Ljap_v2, whole genome shotgun sequence sequence TTTTCgccgttttttgtttttataaaggGCCAGCTTATTGGCTGGCCTGAGATTCTGCAAGAGCCTACACAATATGGCGGCCTTCCCCCCTCAGGCCGATGGCTTGAGTACTCTCCCTTGACTGATATCACATATGGGCTGGTGAGGATGACTAGATCTTAACAAAATGGTTTCTTCGTGAGGATTGCATCGTAATAGTTAACACCTTCTATTGTTTTCACACACGTGTTGGAAAAACCGTGCTTTGAGAAGAGTTTTCTGTATTCGGACTCAGTTCGCTCCTTTCCTTTGCTTATCAGCGACATGATGAGGTCCGAAGTGACCGTTAACAATGGCCCATCCCGCCtttcatttaaaactttttcCAGAACCAGCAAACTTCCGCCTGGAAATAGGATAAAATATACAGTCATTTAGAAACTAATACAGCCATCCAATTTTGTAATCACAATTGTCAAAACCGACAAACACCTGTGAAATTTATCTTGTCCAATGTTCAGCAATGAGTGGGCTATATTATCGTGGAATACCTTTGCATAGGGTATTGCCTTTAAACTGCATTACAAGAAATGTTCTAGTCGTTAAATCGTACCACTAATTGATGAACTGTACGTTCTACAGTAGTTATTTCGTGGCCCAAATCTGTCATAAGCATTAAGAGAAAACTTACCTGGGGGTAATTTGTCGTGAACTTTTTCCAACAAAATATCAACTTTTTCTTCTTCCCAGTCGTGCAAGACATGTGCAAAGATGTACAAATCAGCATCGGGGAGATCTTCTTCAAAAAAATTTCCTTGAAGAAGAACAACAAAACAAGAtgcatttaaatttgtaaattaatGTCTAGATTCTTAATCTGGTATAGTTGAAGAGAGTTGCTTTAGTGACCTACATACGGGTTCTCCTGTTACCGCTAACATTTCATAGGTCACTGGACAACATCTGGGCACAAATAGGCTGGAGATAATCAACTGACATCAATGTTACGGTATTCACCAAGGCGCATAGAGAGAACACTGGGATGAAGTTCATCAAAACAGGTCGATGAGCTAAGAGATCATGTTGTGAAGTCCAACTCACGGATGTCGTGTAAGTACTAATACAAAACTTAaatgtggttttgttttcactttttgcAAAAAAATTATTATCTATTTTCCTTGCCAATGGTGGTTTCTACGCGTCTCGATTGAAACGTAAACATAACAACATATGCTTTATTTACCTCCTTGAAATGTCACGTGAGAAGGGACATCTCTCTGGATTTTTTGTGCCATCTGAATGACATGAGGCAAATCGTAGATGGTGACATTCGTCTGTGGGTAAGTTCTGGCCAACTCCAGTGCTATTGACCCTGATCCACCTGTAAGTATAAACCATCACTGTTAGTCGAGTCAAAACAGGTATTGTCTGAAGATTAAATTCGGTTGCCGACATTATTTCTAGAGTTCTAGTACACATTATGCCACCTATGTGTGTGAGATCTTGTGCAGATCTGATGACTGCTTATACAGCACTGACCTAATACTATTGCACTTCTCTCAAAGACACCTAATCTCCAACAAAGACATATTAGGTCTTCATATAGGAAATCGTTTGCAGTATACAATGTGGAGTGTAAAAGACGTATCATACCTCCTAAGTCTACAACATTCCTATGGGCAGAGAGATCAAAGGCTCTGACAAGGGATGGGGCACACGGTTGGGCCATCCCATCCATACACAAAAGGAATTTCATCAACTTGTCTGCCGATTTCTGCTCGTTCATCTCTGGTGGGGTGTTCTGTGGCGGTTTGTTAGAGACGTTATCCATCTTGTCCGTGTTCACACCCTTCTTGGTCCCCATGACATTAATGCTAGAACTCCCTGAAAAGCAAAAGCAACGTTACACTAACATGTTTTCGAGGCTAAAATAAACTAAAGCTGTACATAACCAGCCTCTAGCATAAGAAAGCATCACATGGCACCAAAATCTTCAAATACGACAAAGATTAgagttactgaattttgcatgTGTTCTCCTCCTTATCCCAAGTAGTAATTATTCTACAACATCAAGAGCGCTACGGAACCGGTATGAATCAATAATGTGGTGTTTGACGGACTACCAATTTCTATCGGGCATACCTGTTTTGAGGGCTAATGGCAAAATGTCTAACATGGGCATGACAAAATTGCTCTCCATCAAGGCTGCTGCAATTAGCGTGGGTTTTCGGCACCTCGTCAGGTATTTGCTGGTCCCACTGCTGTTGGAATATAGCTCTGTGGACAGAAAACACGACAGGGGTCAGACATAGCCATGAAAAACAGGTCAGACATGCAACAAGATGGTCAAGGTAAGAGGTTTTGTAATCAGtgcaaaacaacaaagaacCATTTAATGGGGATTTTATCTGATTATGGTAACATTTTCGGTTGGGCCTTTAACGTTTGTAAACACCATTTACTTGAGAGAACAGTGTACATTGAGATTTAAACAGAGTTGAAGGTGAGATGCAAAAGCTGTTTACCTCTTCCTTTCATGGAAACTTCTTTCTTCAAAAGACCCATGGCGACAAGAGTGTCCAAGAAGCGACGGAAGCTGGCTGCGTTGAACTGGAACTTCTTTGCGGCAGTTTCTGCCGTTATGGGTTCTCCAAACACAGCGATCTCGTCGAACAGGCCTATCTCTAGTGCATGCATGAGCAACTGCCAAACAACAAAAGCAATATGTTCTACATTTACTACAGGGCAATGTGTCTTCGGAAAAATTTACGAATGAAGCACAAgaggacaagaaaaaaaatgtgaaaagaatcAGTCATATTAAGAAGGGTAAAGAATAGTTagtaaagaacaaagaaagctGAATATACAAATGCGCTATGAATAGAACAAGTAGAACGCTCTGAGTTAATGCCTTCAATTATCCGCATTTACAATTTGTGATCATGTGACGTATATCTGCTAGCAAAATGATCCCATCGACGCTATGTTGAGGAGTTTTGTGGGTATACAATTTCCAAATATCCTGTGGTTAAATGTCGAAACCAAGACTTATATAGTAGgagaaaaatagaaaagaaGCGAACATGATCATGGACTGGGATGGCCTGTTACCCGATTGTGTGACGACAAGGCCATGGAACTGGCAAGGCTATGGTAACCTTAGCTTTTCCGGACACCCACCACTATCGTGATGCCGCAACTCAAACTCTTCGACCTTGACCTGGGAGCATTCTTGCGGCGTTTTCACTCATTAAAAGTAGCTATAACCTTAAGTATATGGTTTTATCTTTATCAAGACCGAGGAAGCTTGTTTTTTCGTCTGCCTAGTTGCTGATGTAGAATTCTGATAACGACCGGGCCGTATAACGAGTTGAGTATCATTGCAGTCAGAGGCGCACGGTTCAACTTGAGAGAGCCGACATCAACAGCCAGCTTCCACCTTTCACGGTAAACAGCTTGTCGCAGCTGGTTGATTTCAGCTTTCTGTTACGTGACCATTGCTATGGAAGGATATTCTGTCCATTTCAAGCTATATTTGATATTCACGTACGGGGAAGTGAAAGAATTAATCGCGATCCAGCCTAACGCCAGTTTCTTTGCTATTGTTACTTCTCATTCCTCAACTATCCGCCTATTCTTACAGACGAATGTCTTTCTTGGGCATTTCTACCCTTAACCACAACATTAAAGGTTGCACttctttttggtttttgtttttgacttaaGCGTCAGGACTTTTTTGAAAATTCGATTTAACATGCCAACGGACAACGTGAATCATCTGTCAATTAAAACCAATTTATGCTTCGCGCAAGAGCCTGTATATGAATCGAGAAGTCTGTAGTTTCAAGCAGGAATCGccctatataaatatacatccaTCTATACTCGGCCCAAACAACCACTCATACAGTGTACGGTGTGCAGTGTTACGACCTAATAATACAACACGGACACGTGACAATGAACGTAACCTTCAACATACAGGGTTTTATCACTAAACAGTCTGAACTAGCAGATCGGCTACTGCCATGAAAGGTTTACATAAACCCTTTTCAACGAAACCTGAAAAGAACTCCACAAGTTTACAAGGACCGTTTTGGAGTTAGTCCTGGTATTTAGGTTGAGGTAAAGACAGCTTGCTTTGTGTACGCCTCTATTTAGAACCCATTCACTGTTCCCAGTAAGCGTGTCATCTAGCGAGGGTAGAAAGAGATTGGGGCAAATTCAGGCTAATCCCTTCGAGCAGCAAGTAAACAGGTGTAAATGTGCAAAGTGGATAATCTAGGCCTGTTTGTGGACCATACTGCAGTTGTCACCTGGACCGCAGTAGCGGACAAGGCCAAAACTTGtgtgcaaaaataaaaacaatagcGATGGGGGCTTTGGGTGAGCAGGGGTattgttttaattataaaaCTCATTCGGGGCACTGACAAGATGTAAAATTATGAGCAAAGCTTCCATGTGGAGGCTAGAAAATGCATGAACAAACACTGTCTGGGTCAATGTGACTCGACTGTCGGAAAGACCCAGCCGGCTGGACTTACACTGCCAGACGGACAGACGGAGGAGGAGATGGAATGAATTATAGCTGAGTGGTCCGTGAGCACTCGGAAGAAAGCTGACCGGGGGTGCAGCCTCTAGCCCAGATGCCTCACCCATTTATCAGCACCTGAGAAAGAACCTGCGAGGACTTTCCCAAACAAACTCAGGAAATAACGTGTGCATGTGGTTTGAGAAAAGAATGAGTTGTACCTAGAAATCTCTGACGGAGTCACTAAAAGTTCATTCGTGATTCAACGACGCTTTCCGGACACGACGAGTAGAGAACGCCCCAAGTCCAGCGAGAGGAGCCAGCGTCGTCTGGCGAACACCTACGTATGTGTGGGTATGTGTGAAAACAACGTATGTGTGGGTATGTGTGAAAACAACGTAAGTGTGAGTATGTGGGAAAACAACGTACGTGTGGGCATGTGGGAAAACAACTGGAGAAGGAGGGCGCAGATCAATTGCGCGACTAGTTGTGAACTACACAAATAGGGTTTCTGGAACGTAAAATTATAAGCAATGATAGTTTTCATTCTGCACTATGCACGCAGGCCTCCATCATAGCGTACAGTGCATATGTTGCTGGTTGACATGTTCTGGGCCGTTACTGCATCAAGCTTTCGCTGTGACAGCCATAGTAGTAAGCGGAGAGTCCTGAGTTGTAGCTGAGTAAGCATCCTCTAACCACTTAATGTAGTTTGTCCACAGATTATAAATAAAAAGGGTGCGCCTTGAAACATTACATTACAACTGAGTTATGATGGAATCATTTCTCCTACCTTGAAATTACGGGCGCCGCTGAGAATCTGGAAAATAGCGTCGGCAGCCGGGTCCGAACAGAGTCGCTCGTTGCTGTCCAGGTGGACGTTTTCGATGAACATCTTGTACATTTTGGAGGTGTAGGATGAGATCTTCGTCTGATGAAGCGATGAGGGCAGAGGCCTGACGGGTGGAGCAGTGATGCACACTTGTGGACAGCCTGTCGGAGCGGTTCAAAGATGCTTACACGATCTCAACCTCTGCACCACTTCTGTCAGTCCACAGACACGAAGTGGTCGAACAGCTGATGGCCCGCCGGTTATATAGCTTACCCCATGACCTGGCCCGGCGCGCCGGCTCACCGACGTATTATCCCCTTCGGCACCACTCGGCAGAAATCGGAAACCTAGAAATCGACCAATGATAGAAGTGTGTTAATATTAACAGCCTAAGTCTATATCTACAACTGTGCAAATGTGAGGTAGGactgtttttttcttacaaagtCACCCCGCTTGTGCAGTAATGAATGAAATAAGCAATTTAAAAGAAGTGAGAAAATTAAAACGACTGTCATGTTTACCTACAGGTAACGGCTGAACTGCGGCCGAGTCATTTCATGTTAGTTAAACAGGTTTTGTGTGTACTTTTACCGCTACCGAGACAGATATTTTATTGTCAGCCTTACATTATCTGAAGCGTTGCTTAGTGAGCGTTATCCAGGTCAAACTAAGTAGAATTACCACTTTAGCTGAAGCCCTGGATTAAATGAACCGTGAAGGACTGCGCGAATCGACTATATGATGTATACCGGTACATATTTGTGTAGCACATTTAATCGTGAATGTTCGGTTGAGTTGTCTCGTGAGCGGCCCAGCGGTGACATCGTCGTAGTTTGACACGTCCGCCAAGTCTAAGCCGGCAATCTATCACTGTGTGGACAATGGCTCACGGCTACACGTTCACTGACCAGCTACCAAACTGACCTCTACTCCGATGAATGAACGCAATTCATTCATGCCTAGCGCAACTCCGATTGGCCGGCAAGACACACCGACCGTCAGGCCCACACCAGCTACACGTGATCATCTGACCTATTTCCAGGCGACGATCAGCTGTTCTCGAGACAAACAGTGCAGCTTCAGTATTAAATACCTGATCGGAGAATTCGGGTCAAAGACGACTAAGGCAAAGAGCCAAAAGCCAACACACCCTAACCCCGACTTAGTTTTCTCTATTATCTGGGCCAATCACTTCAAAAGCCTTGGTTAACCCATTTTCTTCATAAATGAGTAAAGTAAACAAATTGTAAACCATTGTACAGTGCTCTGCTGAAGGTAGACCTTTCTGTTTATCAGGCCCCGGTAACAACTGTCAACCCTACTTGACCGCCATGTCTACGTTGTCACTATGGACCCACTCAGACTCATCATGTATTACTGGCATTTCCAGCTCCAGTTCacgtaagaaaaaaacaaggtgtTGGAAGACTTGCTACCTCCGTTACGTATATTAACTCCACTAAATGTTTTCTCAATACTCtgcacctaaggccttaaaagaagaagttgtaacttcctcgcttggcgttcagcatgaaggggatagtgcaaagactggttgatccatatcagtataatggctgtggcgggtcggcttacttgccttaggtaaggcatctcagtgaaacagcactagataaaagagcggtggaaatccgtcatgcaacaaggaggcacattacatgcactctaaggattccttcgtcgtcatatgccgtcatataaattgttaagtacaacattaaaccctaagcactcactcactcactcactcactcagtactCTCAGAGCCTGAGAGTCATCAGTTTatcgtgtaggcctatatgtgtataGACACGAAAACCTTAATCAAGTTCTTTTGAGAAACCGTTTGGGAAGCTCAAACTTTCAGTGCAGACGCATCTGGCGTAAAGAGAATGCATTAATCCAGTATGATGTTTCTGCATTTTCTAACGCCTTTGATCACAGATATCAGGGGTAATTGCTTTAGCACATAAAAACTCTTTGGTCTGCGAATTTCTAAAATGCTGTTAATGCATGGGTAAATGTaccatataatttatttatcctGCCCGGTGGGTTGATTTCAGACCACTGAACGCAGCCTGCAGTGCTTCAAAAAATTCGTTTAATAATGTTCAGGCCTACTACCTACACACACTTTGCGTTAAAGGGTCGCGGTATCTGAGTGCTCTCTCGTGCATTGTTCGGTTGAAGCGCTCCACCAGCGTTTCGCGGAATCAGCAGAGTTATAAATGCACTTATTGTCTGGTGACTTTATCCGGAAGAAAATTTATCTTTTCCCACCATGCATGCGGTCTCTTGAAAACAGATGGTTATTGTTACGTCATTACGTATGAAGTCTGTTGACTTGTGAATGTAATGagtacactgtatataagaCTTACAAACATAGAGAGACTTATCACCACAACCTATTTCCAGGCTCTTGGCAATTGTGCTGACAGAACGAGAGAAGTGTCAAGAGTTGGTACAGACGATGTAGAGCTGGCTACTGTGAGGACGCTATGACCATGCGGTATACTGGAGACCATGACACCCTCACACCGACTGTCCCTATATCTACAACTTGGCTGCTTACTGCTCTCCTAGTTCACTTATGGTTAACACCTCTcgcatttttttcttgaaatattcaaattttagtACAAATCTCAAATTTACAGAACTCTAAAATTAAATGGAATCAAAAAGATGCTACAGAAACAGCCCGATAATAGGCGTGTGGAGTTTTGTCAGACACTGTGTGGTAGCAATCTTCTTCTCTCTGTTAGCTAATGGCTTGCAAACAGTAAAAGATATCGCCACAGACAATGCACTGACTTTATAGAGCTGTGGGGACATTTAATTAGAAATGTCCATAAATGCTTTGCCATATAATTGCTAGTATTCCGCAATCGGACCAGATTTACAAAGAGGATTTTAGAAGTacgatattcttgagtattacgGTGaccaacaatcaaaataaataaataaataaataagaataagTAAATGTACTTGACGTCATATCTTTATGTCCCCTCCCAATACCTGATGCTGGGCTAAATTGAAATCGCATTCTTGTGGGAACTCAGAGCTCATCGATACCTATATGTAGAACTCTGTAGAAGGATTTATACTTTGCCCAAAAGCTGGTATCAGTCGCAGTATACAGGACAATAAGGAAATCTCTGGAAAGCCTGTAGTTATTCTTAACAGGTAAACAAGGTCAGCTGTTGAGGCCTCAAGCAGGGTCAACACGCTGACCTACAGCTCAGTGTGCACGGATTAATCCCTAACATGCGTGGTGGGTTATACAATATAAGAATTACATTTACGGCACTGACACTAAAACGAAATAACACGTAGATTTTTGTCACGCATGCTCCGTGGATTTTTAAGCACTatcatataatatgtatattcgTACGTGAGAAGCTATGTCAACAACCTACGGATtgtcgtgggattcccctgggctctgcccggtttcctcccaccaaaatgctggccgccgtcgtataagtgaaatattcttgagtacggcgtaaaacaccagtaaaataaataaataaataatatgtgtatTAATTTGTGCGTGAAATATAATTTAATTACacaattttgcatatttgcatgtgttcaaaaattttatttc is a genomic window containing:
- the LOC135472504 gene encoding acetylserotonin O-methyltransferase-like: MYKMFIENVHLDSNERLCSDPAADAIFQILSGARNFKLLMHALEIGLFDEIAVFGEPITAETAAKKFQFNAASFRRFLDTLVAMGLLKKEVSMKGRELYSNSSGTSKYLTRCRKPTLIAAALMESNFVMPMLDILPLALKTGSSSINVMGTKKGVNTDKMDNVSNKPPQNTPPEMNEQKSADKLMKFLLCMDGMAQPCAPSLVRAFDLSAHRNVVDLGGGSGSIALELARTYPQTNVTIYDLPHVIQMAQKIQRDVPSHVTFQGGNFFEEDLPDADLYIFAHVLHDWEEEKVDILLEKVHDKLPPGGSLLVLEKVLNERRDGPLLTVTSDLIMSLISKGKERTESEYRKLFSKHGFSNTCVKTIEGVNYYDAILTKKPFC